Proteins co-encoded in one Flavobacterium sp. M31R6 genomic window:
- a CDS encoding alpha/beta hydrolase, translating into MKPKLIILSDLWGKEKSDWVSAYVELLKDKFEIQYYDCCELGEIDKTNYSEESLHRQFINGGIEKGVENLLKTEKNQVDILAFSIGGTIAWKATLKGLNVRSLFAVSSTRLRYENEILNGVIKLYYGENDINKPKHNWLEKHSIDFEIIKNKEHDFYTEIDCTTLICNEILKKIHTIC; encoded by the coding sequence ATGAAACCAAAACTTATTATTTTATCGGATTTGTGGGGAAAAGAAAAATCAGATTGGGTTTCAGCCTATGTTGAATTATTGAAGGATAAATTCGAAATTCAATATTACGATTGTTGCGAATTGGGAGAAATTGATAAAACAAATTATTCCGAAGAAAGTCTCCACCGTCAGTTTATTAATGGAGGAATTGAAAAAGGGGTGGAGAATCTTTTGAAAACAGAAAAGAATCAAGTTGATATTCTTGCCTTTAGTATTGGCGGAACAATTGCTTGGAAAGCAACTTTGAAAGGATTGAATGTTAGAAGTTTGTTTGCCGTTTCATCAACGAGATTGCGATATGAGAATGAAATTCTCAATGGAGTAATAAAGCTCTATTATGGCGAAAATGACATCAATAAGCCAAAGCATAATTGGTTAGAAAAACATTCAATAGATTTTGAGATCATAAAAAATAAGGAACACGATTTTTATACTGAAATAGATTGCACAACTTTAATTTGCAATGAAATTTTAAAAAAGATTCATACAATTTGCTGA